One window from the genome of Paraconexibacter algicola encodes:
- a CDS encoding alpha/beta hydrolase family protein, whose amino-acid sequence MSITTQVVRHALLQHPQRRRVADHKDGRAELLVPTGPGPHPVAIVVHGGYWRTQYGSLIMRPLCADLRRRGWATWNIEYGRIGRGGRGGWPTTFTDVAAMVDHLTRLADERLDLSRVVVVGHSAGGQLALWIGGRAGLPVGAVGADPALTVAHVVALSPVTDMVRAGAPAAAVLGGTVQDVPDHFAQADPMRRLPLGVPVTIVHPVADATVPVARSREYVTAARAAGADVELLEPATGGHREVIDPGHAAWRAAGERLDRLRATV is encoded by the coding sequence GTGTCGATCACCACGCAGGTCGTCCGCCACGCGCTGCTGCAGCACCCGCAGCGCCGCCGCGTCGCCGACCACAAGGACGGGCGGGCCGAGCTGCTCGTGCCGACCGGTCCCGGACCGCACCCGGTGGCGATCGTCGTTCACGGCGGCTACTGGCGCACCCAGTACGGGAGCCTCATCATGCGGCCGCTGTGCGCGGACCTGCGCCGGCGCGGCTGGGCGACCTGGAACATCGAGTACGGCCGGATCGGGCGGGGCGGCCGCGGCGGCTGGCCGACGACGTTCACCGACGTCGCCGCGATGGTCGACCACCTGACCCGGCTCGCGGACGAGCGCCTGGATCTCTCGCGGGTCGTCGTGGTGGGGCACAGCGCCGGCGGCCAGCTCGCGCTGTGGATCGGCGGGCGGGCCGGGCTGCCGGTCGGGGCGGTCGGCGCCGACCCGGCGCTGACGGTCGCGCACGTCGTCGCGCTCTCGCCCGTGACCGACATGGTCCGCGCGGGCGCCCCTGCGGCCGCGGTGCTCGGCGGGACGGTGCAGGACGTGCCCGACCACTTCGCCCAGGCCGACCCGATGCGCCGGCTCCCGCTCGGGGTGCCGGTGACGATCGTGCACCCGGTCGCCGACGCGACCGTGCCGGTCGCGCGCTCCCGCGAGTACGTCACCGCGGCTCGCGCGGCCGGGGCGGACGTCGAGCTGCTCGAGCCCGCCACCGGCGGGCACCGCGAGGTGATCGACCCCGGCCACGCCGCCTGGCGTGCCGCGGGCGAGCGGCTCGACCGGCTGCGCGCGACGGTCTAG